Proteins from a single region of candidate division WOR-3 bacterium:
- a CDS encoding transporter, with protein MRKSLVLAVCLVGIAGTASGTALLGRTGSVVKPMQLLAWVNFGYNKSARTYNWDSASYVTPAGFLPRTTVSADVILGLGLARRLEVGAVMPFAAKRQGEYSSSGLGDVMLNARYAFLANPLSPVKAALALGVNFPTAGRGQLLPIGDRTTDVGLGLCAHTARLGPLIGHARGAYWFNGKTDSIIKIGNMFEYVVNFDFVLSQVLTPQVALSGYMIGQNLVRGTPVAHTEVSQHVVNALLLVKLAPSLVFRPKVALPVYKLSRGGSYPNFYVGVDVWVVVP; from the coding sequence TTGAGAAAATCTTTGGTCCTTGCGGTCTGTCTTGTCGGCATTGCTGGGACCGCGTCCGGGACAGCATTGCTCGGTCGCACCGGCTCGGTTGTGAAGCCAATGCAGTTGCTGGCTTGGGTGAACTTCGGGTACAATAAGTCGGCGAGAACGTACAACTGGGACAGTGCCAGTTATGTTACTCCTGCCGGATTTCTGCCCAGAACGACCGTCAGTGCCGATGTAATTCTGGGACTGGGGCTCGCTCGGCGGCTCGAGGTCGGGGCCGTGATGCCTTTTGCGGCAAAGCGACAGGGCGAGTATAGCTCAAGCGGGCTCGGTGATGTAATGCTGAATGCACGGTACGCGTTCCTTGCGAACCCGTTGTCACCGGTAAAGGCGGCACTGGCGCTTGGGGTCAACTTTCCGACCGCGGGTAGGGGCCAGTTGTTACCGATTGGTGATCGAACGACCGACGTCGGGCTGGGCTTGTGCGCGCATACGGCGCGGCTCGGTCCCCTAATCGGCCATGCCCGCGGGGCATACTGGTTCAATGGCAAGACCGACAGCATCATCAAGATTGGGAACATGTTCGAGTACGTTGTCAATTTTGACTTTGTGCTGTCGCAAGTGCTCACACCCCAGGTTGCGCTGTCGGGATACATGATCGGACAGAACTTGGTCAGGGGTACGCCGGTGGCGCACACCGAAGTGAGCCAGCATGTGGTCAATGCGTTGCTTTTGGTCAAATTGGCGCCAAGTCTCGTTTTTCGACCTAAGGTCGCACTACCCGTGTACAAGCTGTCCAGGGGCGGGAGTTACCCGAATTTCTACGTTGGTGTCGACGTCTGGGTGGTTGTTCCGTAG